From the Bacteroidia bacterium genome, one window contains:
- a CDS encoding SPOR domain-containing protein — protein MPEFNFAKGKSGGTKTERPSTAPTRNETGPARPVSADDARQGELPYELTSIPSKPAHASHGQPSSSPGAPPQADGGKAPTSILDKYPKRDFSHLTTEPVQHPIETAEVAEESDPAVAHPSTYEAENSEENAEMTASSHTTRGGTSWPIIIIGGVVVLLVLIALIWHVNPYPPLKDAIAGFFKSKPTEVAAVSTPPADQDAASPADDTELRSWDYFLQVSSWKELMKADQEAEKLRAAGLDVAVEGEALSRRGGTFYRVRLGPYESPEAAFAAAAAHPGLVPADAFLDSVRLTESVPVAAAEPGTGRPARMRREASRETANANDDIARWRKDFGIVDEPLSGYAVQVSSLRSVDVARVEARKMVEQGYPAFITRATIGRATWYRVLVGPFNTRTDADKYTKLINVTYGNEAYTVDLSQK, from the coding sequence GTGCCTGAATTCAATTTCGCGAAAGGCAAGAGCGGCGGCACCAAAACCGAGCGCCCGTCGACCGCTCCGACACGCAATGAAACCGGCCCCGCGCGGCCGGTTTCTGCCGATGATGCCCGGCAGGGTGAGCTTCCGTACGAGCTTACCAGCATTCCTTCAAAACCCGCGCATGCATCGCACGGGCAGCCGTCTTCGTCGCCGGGCGCGCCCCCTCAAGCCGACGGGGGCAAAGCGCCGACCAGCATTCTCGATAAATACCCCAAACGCGATTTTTCTCATCTCACCACGGAACCTGTTCAACATCCCATCGAGACTGCGGAGGTCGCGGAAGAGTCCGATCCCGCGGTTGCACATCCATCGACGTACGAAGCGGAGAACAGCGAGGAGAACGCAGAGATGACAGCATCGTCACATACCACGCGAGGCGGCACTTCCTGGCCCATCATCATCATCGGCGGCGTTGTTGTGCTGCTCGTCCTTATCGCGCTCATCTGGCATGTCAATCCGTATCCTCCGCTGAAGGATGCCATAGCCGGCTTTTTCAAGAGCAAACCGACGGAAGTCGCTGCCGTCTCCACCCCGCCAGCAGATCAGGATGCGGCCAGCCCGGCCGACGACACCGAATTGCGTTCCTGGGATTATTTTCTTCAGGTATCGTCGTGGAAAGAATTGATGAAAGCCGATCAGGAGGCTGAAAAATTACGCGCCGCCGGGCTCGATGTGGCCGTGGAAGGCGAAGCCCTGTCCAGACGCGGTGGGACCTTCTACCGCGTCCGCCTTGGTCCGTATGAAAGCCCCGAGGCCGCTTTTGCCGCCGCGGCAGCTCACCCCGGGCTGGTTCCGGCGGATGCATTTCTCGACAGTGTACGATTGACGGAATCGGTGCCCGTAGCCGCCGCAGAGCCCGGCACCGGACGACCTGCCCGCATGCGCCGAGAGGCTTCCAGGGAAACGGCGAACGCGAATGACGACATCGCACGCTGGAGAAAAGATTTCGGCATTGTGGACGAACCGTTGAGCGGCTATGCCGTTCAGGTCTCCTCCTTGCGCAGCGTGGATGTAGCGCGCGTCGAAGCACGCAAAATGGTGGAACAAGGGTACCCCGCTTTCATCACCCGCGCGACGATAGGTCGGGCGACATGGTATCGCGTACTTGTCGGTCCGTTCAACACTCGCACGGACGCAGATAAATACACGAAATTGATCAATGTCACGTACGGCAACGAGGCGTACACCGTAGATTTGTCCCAGAAATAG
- a CDS encoding Xaa-Pro peptidase family protein: MTPKRKILRSPEIAGRLRGLRASLRERGCDALLVTKRTNVRYLSGFTGSNGWLLVKRHSALLVTDSRYEEQAGDEVREATLLIAGQERLSDALLRVGALKGAEALCFEAEDVSVALHGTLKKTFKGSALHPLTGIVESLREKKSPLELASLRNAVDVVETVLRDILSDLRPGVSEQSIAARISYRLREAGADGDAFDPIVLFGPRTSLVHGTPGPHRLKRGQPILMDIGCKVKGYCSDITRTFILGRASKRFRAAYDQLQRVQQAARDAVREGVAARTLDALTREGLAESGMDTYFGHALGHGLGLDVHETPVLSSRSERLLEAGQIVTIEPGVYFPGEFGIRIEDDVLVQREGSESITRFPRELMEL; this comes from the coding sequence GTGACGCCCAAGCGCAAGATACTCCGCTCTCCGGAAATCGCTGGTCGCCTTCGAGGACTTCGCGCCTCCCTCCGTGAGCGCGGCTGCGATGCCCTGCTCGTGACGAAGCGGACGAATGTGCGTTACCTCAGCGGCTTCACCGGAAGCAACGGATGGCTGCTCGTGAAGCGGCACTCCGCCCTGCTGGTGACGGACAGCCGCTACGAAGAACAGGCCGGCGACGAGGTGCGTGAAGCAACGCTGCTTATCGCCGGTCAGGAGCGTCTGTCCGACGCATTGCTGCGCGTCGGTGCGCTGAAGGGAGCCGAAGCGCTGTGTTTCGAGGCGGAGGATGTCAGTGTCGCCCTCCATGGCACGCTCAAGAAAACCTTCAAGGGAAGCGCGCTGCATCCGCTCACCGGCATCGTGGAATCGCTGCGTGAGAAGAAATCGCCGCTCGAACTCGCGTCGCTCCGCAATGCGGTGGATGTGGTCGAGACCGTGCTTCGCGATATTCTCTCCGACCTGCGTCCCGGTGTGAGCGAACAGAGCATAGCCGCGCGCATCAGCTATCGCCTTCGCGAAGCCGGGGCAGACGGTGACGCCTTCGACCCCATCGTGCTTTTCGGCCCACGTACGTCGCTTGTGCATGGCACTCCCGGTCCGCATCGCCTCAAACGCGGCCAGCCGATTCTGATGGATATCGGCTGCAAGGTGAAAGGCTACTGCAGCGATATCACGCGCACCTTCATCCTGGGACGCGCGTCAAAACGCTTCCGTGCTGCCTACGATCAGCTGCAGAGAGTCCAGCAAGCCGCCAGGGACGCTGTACGGGAGGGAGTAGCGGCGCGCACCCTGGACGCACTGACGCGCGAAGGTCTCGCGGAATCCGGAATGGATACGTATTTCGGGCATGCCCTCGGTCACGGCCTGGGACTCGACGTGCACGAGACACCGGTGCTTTCGTCGCGCAGCGAGCGTCTCCTCGAAGCCGGGCAGATTGTTACTATCGAACCGGGTGTGTATTTCCCGGGCGAGTTCGGTATCCGCATCGAGGATGATGTACTGGTACAGCGCGAGGGGTCCGAAAGCATCACACGCTTCCCCCGCGAATTGATGGAGCTGTGA
- the purD gene encoding phosphoribosylamine--glycine ligase codes for MNILVVGSGGREHAICWKLSHSKLVTALYCAPGNAGTAALGTNIPIKATDVPQLLAFTKKQNIDLTVVGPEAPLAEGIVDAFRAEGMRIFGPTAAAAQLETSKAFAKDFMKRHRIPTAAYEVFRTGDEEAVREYLRHAKYPLVLKADGLAAGKGVVIAQAFDEALLTAREMLSGSAFGAAGTTLVIEEFLTGIEASVFALTDGNRFVTLAPAQDHKRILDNDLGKNTGGMGAFAPTPWVPTEILADIKIRIIKPTIDGMRADGIPFNGVLFVGLMLTDEGPKVLEYNCRFGDPETQVVLPLLDYDLASLLHDIAMDNLQLNRVPLHDANAVCVVIASNGYPDAYQTGKAIAGLDSIDEAAEGVVVFHSGTAMQGKNIVTAGGRVFGVTALGEDKDFATTIRIAYNAVNRIRFDGAYYRTDIGKKALSTFHQP; via the coding sequence ATGAACATCCTCGTCGTGGGCAGCGGCGGTCGTGAACACGCCATCTGCTGGAAGCTTTCGCACAGTAAACTCGTGACCGCGCTGTACTGCGCACCCGGCAATGCGGGTACCGCCGCGCTCGGCACAAACATTCCGATCAAGGCAACCGATGTACCGCAACTCCTCGCTTTCACCAAAAAGCAGAATATCGATCTGACAGTAGTCGGACCTGAAGCGCCTTTGGCTGAGGGAATCGTCGACGCGTTTCGTGCCGAGGGAATGCGTATTTTCGGTCCCACCGCGGCTGCGGCGCAGCTCGAGACGAGCAAGGCCTTCGCGAAGGACTTTATGAAGCGCCACCGCATCCCCACGGCCGCATACGAAGTGTTCCGGACAGGAGATGAGGAAGCCGTCAGAGAATACCTCCGCCACGCGAAGTACCCGCTCGTGCTCAAGGCGGACGGCCTGGCCGCCGGTAAGGGCGTCGTTATCGCGCAGGCCTTCGATGAGGCCCTGCTTACCGCGCGTGAAATGCTTTCCGGCAGTGCGTTCGGTGCGGCGGGTACCACGCTCGTGATCGAGGAATTCCTCACCGGCATCGAGGCCTCGGTGTTCGCGCTGACCGACGGAAACCGCTTCGTGACGCTTGCTCCGGCCCAGGATCATAAGCGCATTCTGGATAATGATCTTGGAAAAAATACCGGCGGCATGGGCGCCTTCGCCCCGACGCCCTGGGTCCCCACCGAGATACTTGCAGACATCAAAATCCGTATCATCAAACCCACCATCGACGGTATGCGCGCCGATGGTATACCGTTCAACGGCGTGCTCTTCGTCGGCCTGATGCTCACCGACGAGGGTCCGAAGGTTCTGGAGTATAACTGCCGCTTCGGCGATCCTGAAACGCAAGTCGTGCTCCCGCTGCTCGATTACGACCTGGCCTCCTTGCTGCACGACATCGCCATGGACAACCTGCAACTCAATCGCGTACCCCTGCACGACGCGAACGCGGTCTGCGTCGTGATCGCTTCCAATGGCTACCCTGATGCCTATCAGACGGGCAAGGCCATAGCCGGACTCGACAGCATCGATGAGGCGGCGGAAGGCGTTGTGGTCTTCCATAGCGGCACCGCAATGCAGGGAAAAAACATCGTCACCGCCGGGGGACGCGTATTCGGCGTCACGGCGCTCGGTGAGGATAAGGACTTCGCGACAACAATTCGCATCGCCTACAATGCCGTGAACCGTATCCGTTTCGACGGCGCTTACTACCGCACCGATATCGGCAAAAAAGCGTTATCCACATTCCACCAACCCTGA
- a CDS encoding UDP-N-acetylglucosamine 2-epimerase has product MIPTILTVIGTRPQYIKFAALLPHLDERLHIVLVDTGQHYSTALSRDFIEEYGLPQPAHVLASGPLDGLPRLAHYLERLDTIIDDARPDALLCFGDTDSALAASLAAVKHGVPVMHVEAGERSRCTDGSRVHPAASPEESNRVLIDHTAALLLCATEQGRTQCLSEGCCGEAILTGDIMYDLYLRLQAGKVNDAAELRRLGIGKEGYYYATLHRAVNTDDAGRFASLLETLAGLDAAVILPLHPRSSERLRAYGLTAPQGALRIIEPVSHATSLALTRNARCVLTDSGGLTREAYFCGVPSICLDDSTAWYELVENGWCSLTGADAHAIRAAVEAPRPTEHPAIFGDGHAAERIVRAMLEYIPC; this is encoded by the coding sequence GTGATACCCACGATACTCACCGTCATCGGCACGCGCCCGCAGTACATCAAGTTCGCGGCTCTGCTGCCGCATCTCGACGAACGCCTGCACATCGTGCTGGTTGACACCGGACAACATTACAGCACAGCCCTCTCCCGCGACTTCATCGAGGAGTATGGCTTGCCGCAACCCGCGCATGTGCTTGCATCCGGCCCGTTGGACGGCCTCCCCCGTCTTGCGCACTACCTCGAGCGTCTCGACACTATAATCGACGATGCACGTCCCGATGCGCTGCTCTGTTTTGGCGATACCGACAGCGCGCTCGCGGCGTCGCTGGCCGCGGTCAAGCACGGCGTTCCGGTCATGCACGTCGAAGCCGGCGAGCGCAGCCGCTGCACGGACGGCAGCCGCGTCCATCCCGCAGCCTCCCCGGAGGAGAGCAACCGCGTCCTTATCGACCACACCGCAGCGCTGCTGCTTTGCGCAACGGAACAGGGGCGCACACAATGTCTGAGCGAGGGCTGCTGCGGAGAAGCGATCCTGACAGGCGACATCATGTACGATCTGTATCTGCGCCTCCAAGCCGGCAAGGTGAATGATGCCGCCGAGCTGCGACGCCTGGGTATCGGCAAAGAAGGCTATTATTACGCGACTCTGCACCGCGCCGTGAATACGGACGACGCGGGACGTTTCGCTTCACTTCTGGAGACACTCGCCGGGTTGGATGCAGCCGTGATACTACCGCTGCATCCTCGCAGCAGCGAACGGCTTCGGGCCTATGGCCTGACCGCCCCGCAGGGAGCATTGCGTATCATCGAGCCCGTCTCCCACGCAACCTCCCTCGCGCTCACACGCAACGCGCGCTGTGTCCTCACCGATTCTGGCGGACTCACCCGCGAAGCGTATTTTTGCGGTGTTCCGTCCATCTGTCTCGATGATTCCACCGCTTGGTATGAGCTTGTCGAGAACGGTTGGTGCAGCCTCACCGGTGCGGACGCCCATGCGATTCGCGCCGCCGTCGAGGCACCGCGGCCCACCGAACACCCCGCCATCTTCGGTGACGGCCATGCGGCGGAACGGATTGTCCGTGCGATGCTGGAATATATTCCTTGCTGA
- the guaB gene encoding IMP dehydrogenase: MPQKKIRLGLTFDDVLLVPRKSSILPREADVRSKLTRTIELNIPLLSAAMDTVTESDMGIALAREGGIGIIHKNMSIRRQAEEVDKVKRSESGMIVNPITLRPDKTVADAHELMERYKISGIPIVDEEERLLGILTNRDLRFEPNRSMLVYDIMTRDNLVTAPLGTTLEEAESILQMHRIEKLPVVDKKGRLRGLLTFKDIMKKKHHPNACKDSLGRLRAGAAVGIAADTLDRVQALVDAAVDVVIVDTAHGHSAGVLEMVKKVKKRFPDLQLIAGNVGTGSATEDLIKAGADAVKVGIGPGSICTTRVVTGVGVPQITAIMDCAEAAVKYGVPIIADGGVKQTGDVPKAIAAGADSVMIGGMFAGLEESPGEKILYEGRRYKVYRGMGSLGAMKEGSKDRYFQDVEDDIKKLVPEGIEGMVSYRGLLEETVYQLLGGLRASMGYCGVATIADLKSKTEFIQVTAAGLKENHPHDVFITKEAPNYQAGSN, encoded by the coding sequence ATGCCGCAGAAAAAGATCCGCCTCGGCCTTACGTTCGACGACGTTCTGCTCGTCCCGCGAAAATCCTCCATCCTCCCGCGTGAAGCGGATGTCCGTTCCAAATTGACGCGCACCATCGAGCTGAACATACCCTTGCTCAGCGCGGCCATGGACACCGTCACCGAGTCCGACATGGGCATCGCCCTGGCCAGAGAGGGCGGTATCGGCATCATCCACAAAAACATGAGCATCCGCAGGCAGGCGGAAGAGGTGGATAAGGTCAAACGCTCGGAGAGCGGCATGATCGTCAATCCCATCACCCTGCGTCCTGACAAAACCGTCGCCGACGCGCATGAGCTGATGGAGCGCTATAAAATTTCCGGCATCCCTATCGTGGACGAGGAGGAGCGGCTTCTCGGCATTCTCACCAACCGCGACCTGCGCTTCGAGCCCAACCGCTCCATGCTGGTGTACGACATCATGACGCGCGACAACCTCGTCACAGCCCCGCTCGGCACCACCCTGGAAGAAGCGGAATCCATCCTCCAGATGCATCGCATCGAGAAACTTCCGGTCGTGGATAAAAAAGGGCGTCTGCGAGGCCTGCTCACGTTCAAGGACATCATGAAAAAGAAGCACCATCCCAACGCGTGCAAGGATTCGCTCGGACGCCTGCGTGCCGGCGCCGCGGTGGGCATCGCCGCCGATACCCTGGATCGCGTGCAGGCGCTTGTGGACGCCGCGGTGGATGTGGTGATCGTCGATACGGCGCACGGACACTCGGCGGGGGTGCTGGAGATGGTAAAGAAAGTCAAGAAACGCTTCCCGGATCTGCAGCTCATCGCCGGAAACGTGGGTACCGGTTCCGCGACGGAGGACCTGATCAAAGCCGGCGCCGATGCGGTGAAAGTGGGTATCGGACCCGGCAGTATTTGCACGACGCGCGTCGTCACCGGCGTGGGCGTACCCCAGATCACCGCCATCATGGATTGCGCCGAAGCTGCCGTCAAGTATGGCGTTCCCATTATCGCGGATGGAGGCGTCAAGCAAACGGGCGACGTGCCCAAGGCCATCGCGGCCGGCGCGGATTCTGTCATGATCGGCGGAATGTTCGCAGGTCTGGAAGAGAGTCCCGGTGAAAAAATCCTCTATGAAGGCCGCCGCTACAAAGTGTATCGCGGCATGGGTTCCTTAGGCGCGATGAAGGAAGGGAGCAAGGACAGATATTTCCAGGATGTGGAAGACGATATAAAAAAACTGGTTCCTGAAGGCATTGAGGGCATGGTGTCGTATCGTGGACTCCTCGAAGAAACCGTCTATCAACTGCTCGGCGGATTGCGTGCCTCCATGGGGTATTGCGGTGTCGCGACTATTGCGGACCTGAAGAGCAAAACCGAATTCATCCAGGTGACGGCCGCGGGGCTCAAGGAGAACCACCCGCACGACGTTTTCATCACGAAGGAAGCTCCGAACTATCAGGCGGGCAGTAACTGA
- a CDS encoding glycosyltransferase family 4 protein, with protein MTETLRTHRVLVIAYYFPPLGLSGVQRTSKFVKYLPQHGWHPSVLTVEDRAYFAKDAALLDELTDLPVQIHRTRSLDPLHLLRRKNVVQMPRAATLSLFGKISQTLLVPDNKIGWKRKAVAEGLRIIERDGIDVIFATAPPYTDFLIGEELRKRTGLPLVVDYRDAWVDNPLHFYATPLHRALHMRLEQRVLRAAAAIITINRPIKEQMVRRYDLVSHNDIRIIPHGYDQDDFTGLERTRKTDGKLRILHAGTFYYNRSPETLFRALALLGERHPETRGTVELHLVGSAREVDAAMVRRMGLEKQVITRGYLAHRDTVQELVNADVLWLLIGRGKGEGMMSTGKLFEYLGAMKPILATIPEGAARQVLEKCGAAFFTAPDDVEAIASQMYALYQLHKSHRLPVPSYSFVSQFDRNILTGALAKTLLSVVDTDAGQHTVHTRRASEAATAGNTVSSISKTTST; from the coding sequence GTGACCGAAACGCTCCGCACACATCGCGTCCTCGTGATCGCCTATTACTTCCCGCCCCTCGGGCTGAGCGGTGTGCAACGGACATCTAAGTTCGTGAAATATCTTCCGCAGCACGGCTGGCATCCTTCGGTGCTGACAGTCGAAGATCGGGCTTATTTCGCGAAAGATGCCGCCTTGCTGGACGAACTGACGGATCTTCCGGTCCAGATCCACCGGACACGTTCGCTCGATCCGCTGCACCTGCTGCGCAGGAAAAATGTCGTACAGATGCCGCGCGCGGCGACGTTGAGTCTGTTCGGAAAAATAAGCCAGACCCTGCTCGTACCGGACAATAAAATCGGCTGGAAACGCAAAGCCGTGGCCGAGGGCCTGCGCATCATCGAGCGGGATGGTATAGACGTCATTTTCGCCACCGCTCCACCCTACACCGACTTCCTGATCGGAGAAGAGCTGCGCAAGCGCACGGGGCTGCCTCTGGTGGTGGATTATCGTGACGCCTGGGTGGACAATCCCCTGCACTTCTATGCAACACCGCTGCATCGCGCCCTGCATATGCGCCTCGAGCAGCGTGTGCTTCGGGCCGCCGCAGCCATCATCACCATCAACCGGCCCATCAAGGAGCAGATGGTCCGGCGCTATGATCTGGTATCGCACAACGATATCCGCATCATCCCGCACGGCTACGATCAGGACGACTTCACTGGTCTGGAGCGCACGCGCAAAACAGACGGGAAGCTCCGGATTCTTCACGCGGGGACATTTTATTACAACCGCAGTCCTGAAACCCTGTTCCGTGCACTTGCCCTGCTCGGCGAGCGCCATCCTGAAACACGCGGGACGGTAGAACTGCACCTCGTGGGCAGCGCACGCGAGGTGGACGCCGCCATGGTCCGCCGCATGGGGTTGGAGAAACAGGTGATCACCCGCGGCTATCTCGCGCACCGCGACACGGTTCAGGAGCTGGTGAACGCGGACGTGCTCTGGCTGCTCATCGGACGCGGCAAAGGCGAGGGAATGATGTCGACCGGCAAGCTCTTTGAGTACCTCGGTGCGATGAAGCCGATTCTCGCCACCATACCCGAAGGGGCCGCGCGGCAGGTCCTGGAAAAATGTGGAGCAGCTTTTTTTACGGCTCCGGACGACGTGGAGGCCATTGCGAGTCAGATGTACGCCTTGTACCAGCTCCACAAAAGCCATAGATTGCCAGTACCGTCGTACTCTTTCGTCTCACAGTTCGACAGAAATATTTTAACCGGAGCTCTCGCCAAAACCCTGCTCTCGGTGGTCGACACCGACGCCGGGCAGCACACCGTCCACACAAGACGGGCGAGCGAGGCCGCCACCGCCGGGAATACGGTATCATCCATCAGCAAAACCACATCGACATGA
- a CDS encoding tetratricopeptide repeat protein codes for MKTRATSLLLFAFLLLSVSKLSAQQFAFGMQHACEAEDAYAKVTLPATALVDIISASGETISPQDVCLAEKPTGTLTGFQADYDGDGKEEMWLLYHTGPDNAGCNVTLVITPAGGGKYQLMDLLALPAGKTMIRPIITLDKGVQMYLQSEYTLPNGANETKGSILWYTQTAVIVLTSWTETAGQRDGKFVAEKVDAAWTDSNFDKVKELLVRYSVHETGGGAATSKNMVDQYILTLDFLPNHLRYGVYDSVGYDKIQEADAKAKSARTKLNREETRIDGIVGLREALEVNPFMTFARVRLGEFLLHDGKYADAESTLLLAAAFDPTHNKTFRILGDTYLRLNDLQKALAAYNRYLELGAESTYYKNKVNGNIKNITVPKRRR; via the coding sequence ATGAAAACACGCGCAACCTCCCTTCTGCTCTTCGCCTTTTTGCTGCTGTCCGTGTCAAAGCTCAGCGCGCAGCAATTCGCCTTTGGCATGCAGCACGCCTGCGAAGCCGAGGATGCCTACGCCAAGGTGACTCTGCCCGCGACGGCTCTCGTCGATATCATATCCGCCTCCGGTGAGACCATTTCGCCGCAGGACGTTTGTCTCGCGGAAAAGCCGACCGGCACGCTCACCGGTTTTCAGGCGGATTACGACGGCGATGGAAAGGAGGAGATGTGGCTGTTGTACCATACCGGCCCCGATAATGCGGGTTGTAACGTGACCCTGGTCATAACACCTGCCGGCGGAGGGAAATATCAGCTCATGGATCTCCTGGCCCTCCCGGCCGGCAAGACCATGATCCGTCCCATCATCACGCTCGACAAAGGCGTGCAAATGTACCTGCAGAGCGAATACACGCTCCCCAACGGTGCGAACGAGACCAAGGGTTCCATCCTCTGGTACACGCAGACCGCCGTGATCGTGCTCACTTCATGGACGGAAACCGCGGGGCAGCGTGACGGAAAGTTCGTCGCCGAGAAAGTGGACGCAGCGTGGACCGACAGCAACTTCGACAAGGTCAAGGAGCTGCTTGTCCGTTACAGCGTACACGAAACAGGTGGCGGTGCGGCCACCTCGAAGAACATGGTCGACCAGTATATCCTCACACTGGACTTCCTTCCCAATCATTTGCGCTACGGTGTGTATGATTCGGTCGGCTATGACAAGATCCAGGAGGCCGATGCGAAAGCGAAATCGGCCCGCACAAAGCTGAACCGCGAAGAGACACGCATCGATGGTATTGTCGGATTGCGCGAAGCACTCGAAGTCAATCCCTTCATGACTTTCGCACGCGTCCGTCTCGGAGAATTCCTGTTGCACGACGGCAAGTACGCCGATGCCGAATCGACGCTTCTGCTTGCGGCCGCATTCGACCCGACGCATAACAAGACATTTCGCATTCTCGGCGACACCTATCTGCGACTGAACGATCTGCAAAAGGCCTTGGCGGCTTATAACCGTTACCTTGAGCTCGGCGCCGAGTCGACGTATTACAAGAACAAGGTCAACGGCAATATCAAGAATATTACCGTTCCCAAGCGGCGTCGGTAA
- a CDS encoding NAD-dependent succinate-semialdehyde dehydrogenase, whose product MSFSSRNPATGEILERFDAHTPAHIEERIHIAAHTQQSWKHVPFGERSALMYRAAAALESGREEYARTISLEMGKPVTQARAEIEKCAWVCRFYADEAERMLTKERLESDGSESYVRFDPLGVVLAVMPWNFPFWQVFRFAAPALMAGNTALLKHASNVPRCALHIEKVFSEAGFPDGCFSTLLIPADAVQGVIDHPEVAAVTLTGSEYAGSQVASKAGARLKKSVLELGGSDPFIVLADADVQRAAKTAAAARMLNTGQSCIAAKRFIVEAPVYERFLSEFVSAVAGMRVGDPLDDATEIGSMAREDLLLELDVQVRRSVEMGARILLGGQRLDRPGAFYAPTVMDQLTPEMPVLSEETFGPVAAVIAVDDVDAAVAAANATEFGLGASVWTEDRVRATDMARRIDAGCVFINGMVKSDPRLPFGGVKKSGYGRELSQYGIREFVNIKTVWIG is encoded by the coding sequence ATGTCTTTCTCATCACGCAACCCGGCGACGGGCGAAATTCTTGAGCGCTTCGATGCTCATACGCCGGCGCACATCGAAGAACGCATACACATCGCTGCACATACACAACAAAGCTGGAAGCACGTGCCTTTCGGGGAACGGAGCGCGCTGATGTACAGAGCGGCGGCGGCGCTCGAGAGCGGACGAGAGGAGTACGCAAGAACGATCAGTCTCGAGATGGGGAAACCCGTCACCCAGGCCAGAGCCGAGATAGAGAAATGCGCCTGGGTGTGTCGCTTCTACGCTGACGAGGCGGAGCGCATGCTCACGAAGGAGCGTCTGGAATCCGACGGCAGCGAAAGCTATGTGCGCTTCGATCCGCTGGGTGTGGTCCTCGCGGTCATGCCGTGGAATTTCCCGTTCTGGCAGGTCTTCCGTTTCGCCGCGCCCGCGCTGATGGCGGGCAACACCGCATTGCTCAAGCATGCCTCCAACGTTCCGCGCTGTGCGCTGCATATCGAAAAGGTATTCTCGGAGGCCGGCTTTCCGGATGGGTGCTTCTCGACGCTGCTGATACCTGCCGACGCGGTGCAAGGCGTCATTGACCATCCCGAGGTGGCGGCGGTCACGCTCACCGGCTCCGAGTATGCCGGCAGCCAGGTGGCGTCCAAGGCGGGCGCGCGTCTGAAAAAGAGCGTCCTCGAGCTTGGCGGCAGCGATCCCTTCATCGTTCTCGCTGATGCCGATGTGCAGCGGGCCGCGAAAACCGCCGCCGCCGCACGCATGTTGAATACCGGACAGAGTTGTATCGCGGCCAAGCGCTTCATTGTCGAAGCGCCGGTATACGAGCGCTTCCTGTCGGAATTCGTATCCGCGGTCGCCGGCATGCGCGTCGGCGATCCTCTGGACGATGCGACGGAGATCGGTTCCATGGCCCGCGAAGATTTGCTGCTCGAACTGGATGTGCAAGTGCGCCGCTCCGTGGAAATGGGAGCACGCATTTTGCTCGGCGGACAGCGGCTGGACCGCCCCGGCGCATTCTACGCACCCACTGTGATGGACCAGCTGACGCCGGAGATGCCCGTGCTGTCGGAGGAGACCTTCGGACCGGTCGCGGCTGTCATCGCTGTGGACGACGTTGATGCCGCGGTGGCCGCGGCCAACGCCACGGAATTCGGTCTCGGTGCCAGCGTGTGGACCGAAGACCGCGTGCGGGCGACGGATATGGCGCGACGGATCGACGCCGGCTGCGTGTTCATCAACGGCATGGTGAAATCCGATCCCCGGCTGCCCTTCGGGGGCGTCAAGAAGAGCGGCTACGGGCGTGAACTTTCGCAATACGGTATTCGCGAATTCGTGAACATCAAGACGGTCTGGATTGGCTGA